Genomic segment of uncultured Desulfobacter sp.:
ATTTGAATTTGGTCAAAATCACATATAACTTAAAATATTTACCTGCATTTATCCTATCGTAAGGGCTTGCTAATATTGCTGTTTTCAGATAAAGTATGCATTCAGAAAGACAATTTTTTTCGTCCACCGCAATTAATTGTAATTTTTTGCCAAATAGAGCAAAGCTGATTCGCATTTCAATGTATTGTCGCTCGTGGCTGACATTCCCCATGCAAGGGATCTAAGGATAAAATAAATCGCATCTTGCATGCCTTTTTATCCGCATTATCGTCGGGCCTTAATGCCGAATATTGTGCAATATACGCCCTGAAAGCCCGGCTTGAACAAAAATAAACTTTGGGCGCACCATATCTTTATTTTATTCAAGTCGTGGGAATAAAAACGGGAAAGGATATCTTAATGGACGCGCTTAAAAATTTTGCATCAATAGATTTCACTGAACAAGTCAAGCTGCTTAAGGATATTGAAAAAAATAAGATCTATGCTGCGATTCCGGATCTTCTTGAGCTATGCAAAAAAAGTGATCCATCTGATCAGGCAACGGTCATGGCCGAAAATACACTCAGAGCCCTTTTATTGGACGACGAGGAACAAACCGTAAAAGGCCTTATGTCAGATAATGCAAATATAAAGAGAATAAGTTTACAGGTCTGTTGCCAAAAAAAATGTCCGGCGGCTACACCTATCCTGCTCAAACTTATTTCAGAACAATCATCGGTATTGATATCCGGGCATCCGCATTATAATGAAGGATTTGAGATCCTATCCGCACTTTCGTTGATCCAGCCGCCTGAAGCACTTGACATATTTCGGCAATTTATACACCACAATGACTCTCTAATTTCGTCTTTATCCATTGAAGCCGTTGGAAACTACAAAGATATTGATTCCGTTGATGCGCTGTGCAAAATAGTGGCGGACTCAGAGGCAGATGACCGCTATGAAGAATGCGATATCACTGTCGCCAACGCAATTGATGCCCTATCAATGATAAATAACGACAAGGCAATATCCTTTCTGGCTTCAAAAATTCATCATCGCAATCCGGTGGCCAGAAGAATTATCCATGCAGTGTTTACAAGGCTTGGCCCGGAAACAATACAGCACATCGCACCATTTTTGCTTGATCCTGATACGGACTTAAAAATAATGGCTGTAAACATTCTTGGGACCATTGGTGATAAAAAAGGGGCGGACTTCATTATAGAGGCCGTCGATAAAGGTCTGGTCGACCACCCCAATGTCAAGTTTGCCGTGTATGAAGCATTGGGTCAAATTTGTTCGATGAAAAGCCTTGTCCACCTTTCCGACGGACTTTCGGAACAAGACCCATCAATACTGATCGCGGTGGTTTCTTCTCTGAATCATCAAATCAATCCTGGTGTGGTCAAAAAGGTAAAGCAAACCATAGAAAAAGATGAAGCCCAGGCGGCACGATTAATCGTCGCGGTTGTTGCATCAAGGGCGCTATCCTTGTTCGAAGCCCTTTATGAAGATGAAGCCACCGGTAACAAAATGGTTGAAACGATTATAAAATTGAACGACAAGGGGCTTTGCGGCGCATTTTCTAAAAAGCTGAACGCCATGGAAAACCAAAGGGCAGAGGCCGATGCAAAAAAAATTAAATCAATCTCCGCAAACGAACTGAAAAAAAGAATACTCATCGTTGATGATTCAAAATCCATACTGGCATTTTACCGCATGGTTGCTTCCGTGATGCAAATCTCGGTTACCGCGGCTGAAAACGGTCGGCAAGCATTGGATATTCTCGAATCAGACAATTCATTTGCTCTGATTTTAACAGACCTGAACATGCCGGTAATGACAGGAATCGAATTAACCCAAAAAGTCAGGGCAACTCATACCATGGATCGTATTCCCATTGTAGTGGCCACAACGGAATCAGAGCAGTCCCAAGAACAATTAGCAAGAAAAATGGGAGCCAATGATTTTATACAAAAGCCGTTTACGGCAGATCAGCTTCGAGATAAGATCAACTCGTTTATCTGAATTTTCCTAAATGGCTGACAGGCCCAGAAACGAAGAACGGATTCTTTCAAGGTGTTTTAAAAGCTGTTTTTTTCTGGCCTGGCCCAATTGCTCCGGAGTGCCGGAGGTAAAGCATTGGCCCAGAATCACCAAATCCTCCCGAACGGCCTCAACCTCATTTCCCCAGTTGGCCGGATCCATTTTAAGCAGGTTAAAATACCACAGCCGATAAGTCAGGGCATAAAGGCGCTCGGACATTTCAGCCAAAAACGGATTTCCCACAGCCTCATGAAATATCTGTTTGTTCTCCATATCAATGCTGGCCAGTTTCTTTGGCGCCTTTTCCGGCTTTACCAGGCTGCATTCTGCCTCAAGTTCCTTGAATCGATCAATTTGTTCTGTGGACAACCGGGTAAAGGCCATGGCACCGATCACCGCCTCAAGTTCCAGGCGGGCCTGGAAAACATTTGTGATGGTGGAAAGTTCCAGTTCCATGACAAAGATGCCGGTTCGGGGCAAAATTTTGATTAAATGCTCCCATTCCAGGCGAAAAAGCACCGTGCGCAAGGGAGTGCGGCTTACGCCGAATTCAGCAGCCAGTTCCTGTTCTTTGAGAATGGTTCCCGGTGCATAATCCAGATGAATTATCCGATCTTTTAACGCATTGTAGATTTCTTTATTCATTTATAATTTTCCGGTGAGCTGTTTGTTTTGACTGGTATACCTTAATAATACAAGCAAGACGTCATTGCAAGGGATTGGGTCTGCTAAAAAAATTTACCGGGAAATTAATTCCGCAGCCTTGACACTAATATTTTTTTTGTATACCAGTAAAACACCAAACTGATTTATACTAAAATTTTAAATAACGAGAGGTAATAATGACATATGAAAAGATAACCCACGGGTTGTGGGCGGCCACAGCACCGGACATACCAAGGCTGAGTACGTTTTCCGGGGAAAAAGAGACCGAAGTGGCCATCATCGGTGGCGGGTACACCGGATTGTCAGCCGCCCTTCATCTTGCCGTTGACGGGCATTCCACCGTGCTGCTTGAAGCAAAGGATGTGGGATTTGGCGGTGCAGGCAGAAATGTGGGCCTGGTAAATGCGGGCCTGTGGCTGATGCCCGAAGACGTCATCTCCCTTGTGGGAAAAAAGCATGGTGAAGCTCTGATCCGGGTACTGGGAGCATCCCCCCAACTGGTATACGGTCTGGCGGAAAAATATAATATGGATTGTGAGGCGTGGCCCAACGGAACCCTTCACTGCGCAGATTCAAAAGCCGGTTACAAAGCACTCCAGGAACGAGAGCGCCAATGGCAAAAAGTCGGCGCCCCGGTTCGTCTGCTTGAAAAGGACGAGGCTGCCGAAAAACTGGGCTCAAATGCATACCGCGGCGCCCTGCTTGATGAACGCGCCGGGACCATCCAACCCCTGGCCTATGCTTTCGGCCTGGCCAATGCAGCCTTAAAGGAAGGCGCAGAACTGTACAATAACTCCCCTGTGATAGGGCTGGACAAAACCGCTTCGGGATATACCCTCACGACCCCCCATGGCCAACTCAAGGCCCAAAAAGTCATTATTGCTGTCATGGGATATCCCGAACAGGCCTTTGGCGATCAGATCAACAATCTGATTCCCTTTAATTATTTTCAGTTTGCCACGGCGCCCATTCCCAAGTCTGTTCTGGAAACCGTACTACCCGGAAAAAACGGAATCTGGGATACAAACCTGATTCTCTCGTCATTTCGTCTGGATAAAAACGGCCGTCTGTCCGTGGGCAGTGTGGGCAGCCTTGAAGGCTTTGCCATGGATGTGAACAGGGCCTGGGCAAAACGTACGTTAAACAAAGTATTTCCCCAGATTGGCGACATTGAACTGGAGTACGCCTGGTACGGCCGCATTGCCATGACCACCAACCATATTCCGCGTTTCCATGTCATGGATGATAATATGGCAATGGTCACCTGTTATAACGGCCGGGGCATTGGGCCGGGAACCGTATTCGGCAAACTGATGGCGAAATATATGAGCGGCGGATCACCCGCAGACATTCCCCTGCCGGTATCTCCGATCAAAGCCGTTAATTTACGGGCACTTCGCGGTCTGTTTTACGAAGCAGGGTCCAGGCTCTACCATTATGCCCAGCGCAGAACGCCCATTTTTTAATTCGGGTATAATTGTAAAAACGTCTGTGTAATCTTACAGATCTTTCACTTTTCTTGTGGGCTGAAACTGGATGCGACACATCAGGTCAGCCCATGGCTCGCCTTTGCAGTCTCTTTCGGCACTATCTCACACCCCATCTTGCCATTTTATTACCATTGAATGTCATATGACCGTTGGCGAATTTCTGGGATGACCCAAAAGGGATGATTGCTTTCTCAAATCGGTTAGGGTAACATATTTGTAATCTAACGAAAAAAGACGATCATTGATTACCAGACCTAAATCCAAAACGTGATAAAAAATCATTCCTTTGAAAAAGGGCGGCAAAATGGAAATCAAGGTTAGAAACGGCGCACTATTATTATTTTTTCTTTCCATTTTACTTGTCCCGCATCTTTATGCGGGATCGGCGAACGCACCCAAACTGAACAACGGTAAAAAATGGCGGGTCGCCTATTATGAAGGGGGGCCTTATTCCGAATATACCGACACCATGAGGACCCTTGTTGACGGCTTGATTCAACTTGGCTGGATAACTGCCGACACCCCACCGGATCTTCGCCAGGAAACCCCCAAGCCTTATATCGACTGGCTGACGAAACACGGCGGCCCGTATTTGTCATTTAAACCCGAGGATTGTTATTCGGCAGACTGGGATGATCAAAAAAGAGCAGACTTTCGAAAACAATTATTGGAAAAATTAAAACACGGCGACATTGATATTGTTCTTGCCATGGGCACCTGGGCGGGTATGGATATGGCCAACAACCAGCACTCTGTCCCGGTTATGGTGTTGTCCACATCCGACCCCATAAGGGCCGGCATCATCAACAGTGCAACGGATTCCGGATTTGATCATGTGACCGCCAGGGTAGATCCCAACCGCTATTCCAGACAACTTCGAATGTTTCACAGAATCGTCGGTTTTGACACGTTGGGCATCGCCTTTGAAAATACCAAAGAAGGCCGCAGTTATTCTGCCATAGATGAAGCAGAACAGATTGCTAAAGAAAGGGGATTTAAGTTAATCACCTGCAATGTTCTCAATTCGATGCCGGACAAAATCGAATCTGATGGTGTTTGCCTAAAATGTTTCCAGGATCTTTCCAAACGAGCCGATGCCGTATATGTCACAGCCCTGGTATGTGCAGACACACAAACAAAAGAAGTCGCAGATATTTTTAAAAAGGCCCGGATCCCTTCATTTTCAATGCTCGGCCCCAAATGGGTGAAAGAAGGTATTCTGATGAGTATTTCCAGTGATTCCGGCTATAAGGCGCTCAGCAGTTATAACGCAGATAAATTCGGTCAAATATTAAACGGCACAAAGCCAAGAAGTCTGAATCAAATATTGGAAGATCCTCTGAACATCGCAATCAATACGACAACGGCAAAAGCCATCGGTTTTCCCATGCCCAAAAGCATTATGGCAATCGCCACAGAAATATATGGAGAATAACCCGTGCAACGGCGCACAGGATATATCATCATCGCAGGCGTCTGCTTTTTTTATTGGATACTTGATAGTATCTGGGCATACCTGTCTTTTGAATACAACCTTAAAGATTTGATTTTCCGGGAACCGGGATCCTATGTGGACACCTTTTTATTAAAAGTGCCGCCCTATCAGATTGTCTCCCGGCTTATGGTTGTCTTTCTATTTATCGTTCTTGGTTTTATTATCATCGAATTTATCAAAAAACGGCAGGAAGCTCAAAACAAACACAGAGAGGCCCATGATACGTTTTTGACAGTGCTTAACAGCATTGATGCGGCAATTTACGTTACAGATATGGACTCCTGTGAAATTTTATTTATGAACAAATATCTGGTGGATAAATTTGGCGGAAATTTTTCAGGAGAGACCTGCTACAAGGTGTTTAGAAACGCAAATGAAATGTGTGAACACTGCTCGGCTAAAGATCTGGTGGACAACGAGGGTAACTTAAAAGGTGTCGTCGTCCGAGAGCTGCAGCATCCTGTAGCAGATGCATGGTATCTAAATTATGACAGGGCCATTAAATGGATCGACGGTCGTGTTGTGCATCTTCTGATTGCCACCGATGTCACCCTAATCAAAGCGCTCCAGGAAAAGCAAAAAAAGGCGGACGAATATCTGCGGCAGGCACAGAAAATGGAATCCATCGGCAATCTTGCCGGAGGCATCGCACACGACTTTAATAATCTGCTGTTTCCCATCATTGGTATGTCCGAAATGCTCTTGGAAGAACTTGCCGAAGACAGCCTTGAGCACGAAAATATCGAGATGATTTTAGAGGCAGGCAAAAGAGGCCGGGATCTTGTCCAGCAGATTTTGTCGTTCAGCCGCCAGGCCGAAAAGGAAAAAATCCCTGTGCGCCTGCAGCAAATTTTAGAGGAAGCCTTGAAGTTAAGCCGCGCCACCATACCATCCTCCATTCAAATTAATCAGGATATTCAGCAGGATTGCGGGTGGGTGCTGGCCGATTCCATTCAATTTCATCAGATTGTTATCAATTTGATGACCAATGCATCCCATGCCGTGGACCCATCAGAAGGCATAATCAATGTGCAGTTCAAAGAGCTATTGGGCACCCAAAACTATTCAGCGGCAAAACTTAATTCAGATGGTAAATATGTGATGCTCAAAATTTCAGATAATGGCTGCGGGATTGACGCGTTCATCAAAAATAAAATTTTCGAACCGTATTTCACCACCAAGGACAAAGGCAAAGGAACAGGCCTTGGCCTTGCTGTTGTTTACGGTATTGTTCAGGATCACCAGGGTGATATTGTGGTGGACAGTAACGTTGGAAAAGGAACGAGCTTTTCAATATATCTGCCAATACTTGAGCAGCCGTCGGACACGACCGCAAAGGATAGTGCCGTTTCATTGCAAGGCGGATCAGAACATATTCTTCTTGTTGACGATGAAGAACCTGTAGCCCAGATAGAAATGCAGATGCTCAATCGTCTGGGATATGAAGTCACGATGTATACCAGCAGCCGGCAGGCCCTGGAATGCTTTCAAGCAGATCCCCAAGGATTTGACCTATTGTTGACTGATGTAACCATGCCGGAGCTTACAGGAGATAAATTGGCAAAAAAGGTTCTGGCAATAAGGCCTGATATCCCGATTCTTCTGTGTACGGGCTTCAGTGAAAAGATAGATAAGCAGAAGGCCGATCAACTGGGAATCAAAGGTTTTTTAATGAAGCCCGTTGTCAAATCTGATATGGCCCGGATGGTACGGCAAATTCTTGACGAGGATAGATCTTAGAGCAAGGTTTATCCGTTAGCTTACCGCGTCACTATCCCTTCTCCTTCTATATCTTACAAACAAAAATATTCGTAGAATCAGGCAATTTTTCCGGAGAAATGTATCTATAATTTTGGTGTATTTTCATATAAATTGATCTGCAAGATTAAACGAATAGGTTAGATTTCTTGAAAAACCTTTTAAACATTAAACACCAGCAACCATAATTGAGAACCGTATGCCCCAAACCATAACTGCTGAAAATAACAAGCAGGCCATGTCAAATATACTGTTTATGTCCATTCTCGGGGCATTGATGGCTTTTACCTCATTGTCAACGGACATTTATCTTCCGGCAATGCCCTCAATGGCAAAGGAGTTAAACGGCGATGCCGAACTCACAATCACCGGGTTTCTAATCGGTTTTACCTTCGCCCAGCTCATCTGGGGGCCGATCAGTGACAGCATCGGTCGAAAGATACCTTTATATATCGGGATGCTAATTTTTGCCGTGGGTGCTGCCGGCTGCGCCATGTCTCACACCATCGGCCAGATTGTTGTATGGCGGGTGGTCCAGGCATTTGGCGCCTGTACAGGACCGATGCTGGCAAGGGCAATGATCCGGGATCTGTATTCGCGTACCCAAGGGGCCCAGATGTTATCCACACTAATGATTATCATGGCCATCGCACCAATCATTGGCCCGCTGCTCGGCGGCCAGATCATTCGTGTGAGCACCTGGCACAACATATTCTGGCTCCTTACGGCCATTGGGGTACTGATGTTTATATCCCTATTCCGGCTGCCTGAAACATTATCCATGGAAAAACGATTGCCGGCATCCTTAGGCAAAACATTTATAAATTACTGGTATCTTATCAAACATAGGGTGTTCATGCGCTATACCTTATGTGTCACCTTTTACTATGTTGCCGTCTATGCCTTTGTTGCAGGGTCCCCCAAAATCTATATTTCCTATTTCGGCATTGATCCCCAACACTATGGCTGGCTGTTTGCCGTCAATATCGTGGGGGTTATGGGATTAAGTTTTCTCAACCGCAGTTTCGTGACCCGTTGGCCCCTGCATCGATTGTTGAGGATTGCCACAACTGTTGCCCTGGCGGCCATTGCTGCGCTGGCAATATTTGTCAGGGCGGATATGGGGAGAATATATATCATCGTAGGCATGATGTTTATGTTTTTTTCCATGAACGGTATTGTTGCCGCATCCGCAATGGCTGCGGCATTGGACGAAGTGCCTCAGATCGCAGGTTCGGCTTCGGCATTGATCGGCGCCCTGCAATATGGCAGCGGAATCGTTTCATCGCTGCTGCTTGCCTTATTCGGCAAAGGGACGCCCTGGACCATGACCTGGGTCATGCTAATCTTTTCGGCCGCAGCCTTTCTCATGGTGGCAGGATGCGAGCGAAAATAAAGTATAAACCTTAACGGCTGCCATTTTTTATCACGGTGCCATTCTCTGTGTAGTTAGGCGGAAAGCCAAATTTCTGTACCCTCTGTGGTTAAAAACAATCGAAGTCCCGAGACCTCTCCACTCAAACGCGATTAATCCCAGAACCAGACCTGCATCGGCTCATTGTGAAGTCTGAATTACCAGGTGCCCAAAGGTTTGAAGCCTGGATCTTCGAAGAAGTTCTCCCGTCGATTCGGAAACATGGGTTTTACGGGACTGAGAATTTTATCGAATTGGCAATGTCTGATCCGAGCAACATGGTGCGACTCATGCAAAAGGTCGTAGAGGCCAGACAGGAGCGTGACGGTGCTGTCATACAACGCGACCACGCCATAAAGACCAAAGCCCGCATAAGCCGACGGCGTTAAGCCACAGCCATGGCAACGGCGTCTAAGTTGAGCCGGGAGAACAAGCAACTGAAAGTACCTTCATTCTCTGAACAGAATTATTACGTTCGGGAAGCAAAAAAAAGAGCAACTCAAAAAATGCGAGGGTTAGTTGGCGGAGGGTCGGCTGACAATTCAGCCATCATATCCGTGATGATGTCGGAGAGCTCTACCCATCTTAGGGTAAATGGTCCTACTATCAAATAGCAGGGAATATGAGAGAATTAGGACCAGGGGGTTTTATGCCGGGATCAGCCGGGATTATCCGTGATCTGGTGGGAAGTGTGACCAAGGGTGTGTCGTTGTGATACTCCCCTTGTGGCGTTGGTTTTGGGATTTAGTCGCTTGATAACAATGTTTGACGTGATGTCCTGAACGTGGTGTTTGGGTGAGGTGGCTTGGAGGTTGTGGCAATCTCAGGAATTTGCCCCGGGAATAATGGAAATGGCAGTTAATCTTAGGTTTTTAAAAATAGTATTAACTTTAAAAATAGGTTGTTAGGCTTATAACTTGTTCAAAGTTTATTTTTGTGCTCATATTTTATGCAAAAACCGGAATGGTTGAGTTTAGACCCAAAACAAGCGTGTTTTCCCAAATACAACACTCATGAGCAATCGGTCGTTTGAGCTATGATTTTTATCGCCAATTGTCATCAGGCAGACGAACTGCTCCCCATATTTTTGAGTCATACCGATTGTGTTGTGGTTCATTTTTTTTAAATCCTTTTAAAAGCTGCCGGTTTAGGACTCGCCATTGCAAACCATTTGCAATAACTATCCGGTGGGAGAAGGATCACGGAACCCGGACGGTCTTCATGAAGTCAAAGTACTTGAACATGCTTGTAAGACGATCATTATAACCAATGATTCGATATTTTATGGCCCTGCCGGATCGCAAGATTAAACAGGGGATGTTTATAAATGTCTGGATGAACCGCTTGAATTCCATGCGGATTATTGAAAGACCTAATGCACGATATGGCATCAGCAGCCCATACCAGGCTTTCAGGTCCCATGCCAAAGAGGCGATAACCATATAGGCCCAGTTGGCATTTAGAGAATCCGACGGGTTCTCCATAGCACGTACACCATGTTTCAACTGGTCAATATCATTCTCGTGATCAGCCCGTTTTCGGTAAAAATCCACCAACTGCTCGGCCGATTTTTTCCAATCGTTGGTGATATAAAAAAAGTAACGAACATCATCAAACAGCAGACGTTCACCTTTATACTCGTTGATCGTTTTGCGCAGAACGATCATCCGGTAGGGCTTCCAACATTTACCCGGCTTATATTTAAATTCGGCTATATGTTCACATGCGGTCTCCAAGCGTTTAAATTTGCGTTTTTTAACCACTTCACGTTTAACATTTTCCGGGCGTTGTCTGGGAACTGTTTTAATCGACCGAGGCGGTTTTTCAAATACAATCCAGTCAGACTCCGAGAGATTATTGGCCTGTTTGACCAAATTTGATCTGGCATCCATGCCAAATATAAAGGAACAGCGCTGATTCCATTTATCAAAGTTAGTGGTAAGACTAAAATCAGTATCACCCCGAACGTATAATTTTTTGAAAGTCCCTTCCAGCAAATCAAGTGCCTTATCCACCCACTGCGCAGAACCAAGGTGGGACGGAGCATTACCTGACCGGTTGATAATATATAGGGGCTCCCTTGTTTTTTCCAAAGAGACGACCAACGGAGCATATCCCCACGTCCCTTTGTAAGAGATATCCATGCCCTGTTTGCACTCGCCGGTTGTCCCACTGATAGTACCGTCAATATTAATAATGGCTGCTTTCTTGAAATTTTGTGGCTGCTTTTCCCATATCTTTTTTCGGATGGTATTTTTTACATCCATCAGAGTCACAATCTCTTCCGGGGAAAACCGGCGTAAAAAATCTCCTGCCGTAGTTGGATCAGGGATAAGTTTTGCATCCAGCGCATTAAGCCAGGCTTCATTATTTCTGAGTAGTTCAATATCCTGGAGGCAAGTACCGCCGGCAAGAATATTATATGCCATGTTGGCGATATGATCTGATTCGTGATACCCCCCTGTGTCAGGATAGATGTCGCCTCAATTGAAAAACAAAAGTGGGGCATTGAGGTGATGATATGGGACATTCTATTCAAATTAAAAAAGCTGTATTACAAAAGGTACTCTCGGGGAACAAAACCCATGATGAGATATCAAAAGAATTTGGGATTGGGCGGTCAACTATTGGCAAATGGTTAAGAGAATACAGAAAAGGCGGTAACATCAACTTGAAATCAAAAGAAAAACGCCCCAGAGACTGGACGCCGGAAGAGCGCGTCTCAGCCTTGATGGCGTCGGGGTCTATGTCCTCCGAGGAGAGCGCCTCCTGGTGTCGTAAAAACGGGATTTTCCTCCATCATCTGAAACAGTGGAGGCAAGATGCTGTTTCCGGAATGGCAACTGATTTGAAGAAACAAACCTCCGTAATCGAGACTCAGTTACGACGGGAAAATTCGGCATTAAAAAAAGACCTTTCCCGCAAAGAAAAAGCCCTTGCGGAAACAGCAGCCTTATTGGTTCTTAAAAAAAAAGCCCAGGTAATCTGGGGGGAGCCAGAGGAAGATTGATATTACCTGCAGACAAACAAAGGGTATTACAACTGATTTCAGAGGCCCAAAAAACAGGTGCCAGGAAGCATAAAGCCTCAGCATTGCTGGGGCTTACCCTCCGAACACTTCAACGCTGGAGCAAAACCGGGACTGCCGATAGGCGTCAAGGATTTCGTGCCACACCCGCTAATAAATTGTCCGGTGAGGAACAGCAACAAATCCTTAACACCCTTGATTTTCCTGAATTTGCGGATTTGAATCCGAATCAAATTGTGCCCAAACTTGCAGATCAAGGGATCTATCTCGGTTCTGAATCTACAATATATAGAATATTAAGGCAGCATAACATGAATGCTCACCGACAGGACAGCCAACCTGCCAAAAGGACCAGTCCGGAACCTTTGTCGGCAACTGGTCCGAATCAATTGTGGTCCTGGGACATCACATACCTGCCAACAAGAGTAACAGGCCAATTTTATTACCTTTACATGATAATGGATTTGTACAGCCGTAAAATTGTCGCCTATCAGATGTATGACTGTGAGTCTGGAGAATTTGCTTCTGATCTGATAATGGATGCCTGCCTGCGGGAGAAAATTAATAAAAAACAGGTCACCTTGCATTCAGACAATGGTGCTCCTATGAAATCCGTAACGATGCTGGCCAAACTTCAGGATTTGGGCGTGATACCATCCTTTAGCCGACCATCTGTCAGTAACGATAATCCTTTTTCTGAATCATTATTCAAAACCCAGAAATATCGGCCTGAATATCCGGCCAAGCCATTTGATACGATGCAGGAAGCCAGGGAATGGGTTCATACCTTCG
This window contains:
- a CDS encoding response regulator — encoded protein: MDALKNFASIDFTEQVKLLKDIEKNKIYAAIPDLLELCKKSDPSDQATVMAENTLRALLLDDEEQTVKGLMSDNANIKRISLQVCCQKKCPAATPILLKLISEQSSVLISGHPHYNEGFEILSALSLIQPPEALDIFRQFIHHNDSLISSLSIEAVGNYKDIDSVDALCKIVADSEADDRYEECDITVANAIDALSMINNDKAISFLASKIHHRNPVARRIIHAVFTRLGPETIQHIAPFLLDPDTDLKIMAVNILGTIGDKKGADFIIEAVDKGLVDHPNVKFAVYEALGQICSMKSLVHLSDGLSEQDPSILIAVVSSLNHQINPGVVKKVKQTIEKDEAQAARLIVAVVASRALSLFEALYEDEATGNKMVETIIKLNDKGLCGAFSKKLNAMENQRAEADAKKIKSISANELKKRILIVDDSKSILAFYRMVASVMQISVTAAENGRQALDILESDNSFALILTDLNMPVMTGIELTQKVRATHTMDRIPIVVATTESEQSQEQLARKMGANDFIQKPFTADQLRDKINSFI
- a CDS encoding GntR family transcriptional regulator; the encoded protein is MNKEIYNALKDRIIHLDYAPGTILKEQELAAEFGVSRTPLRTVLFRLEWEHLIKILPRTGIFVMELELSTITNVFQARLELEAVIGAMAFTRLSTEQIDRFKELEAECSLVKPEKAPKKLASIDMENKQIFHEAVGNPFLAEMSERLYALTYRLWYFNLLKMDPANWGNEVEAVREDLVILGQCFTSGTPEQLGQARKKQLLKHLERIRSSFLGLSAI
- a CDS encoding FAD-binding oxidoreductase: MTYEKITHGLWAATAPDIPRLSTFSGEKETEVAIIGGGYTGLSAALHLAVDGHSTVLLEAKDVGFGGAGRNVGLVNAGLWLMPEDVISLVGKKHGEALIRVLGASPQLVYGLAEKYNMDCEAWPNGTLHCADSKAGYKALQERERQWQKVGAPVRLLEKDEAAEKLGSNAYRGALLDERAGTIQPLAYAFGLANAALKEGAELYNNSPVIGLDKTASGYTLTTPHGQLKAQKVIIAVMGYPEQAFGDQINNLIPFNYFQFATAPIPKSVLETVLPGKNGIWDTNLILSSFRLDKNGRLSVGSVGSLEGFAMDVNRAWAKRTLNKVFPQIGDIELEYAWYGRIAMTTNHIPRFHVMDDNMAMVTCYNGRGIGPGTVFGKLMAKYMSGGSPADIPLPVSPIKAVNLRALRGLFYEAGSRLYHYAQRRTPIF
- a CDS encoding ABC transporter substrate binding protein translates to MEIKVRNGALLLFFLSILLVPHLYAGSANAPKLNNGKKWRVAYYEGGPYSEYTDTMRTLVDGLIQLGWITADTPPDLRQETPKPYIDWLTKHGGPYLSFKPEDCYSADWDDQKRADFRKQLLEKLKHGDIDIVLAMGTWAGMDMANNQHSVPVMVLSTSDPIRAGIINSATDSGFDHVTARVDPNRYSRQLRMFHRIVGFDTLGIAFENTKEGRSYSAIDEAEQIAKERGFKLITCNVLNSMPDKIESDGVCLKCFQDLSKRADAVYVTALVCADTQTKEVADIFKKARIPSFSMLGPKWVKEGILMSISSDSGYKALSSYNADKFGQILNGTKPRSLNQILEDPLNIAINTTTAKAIGFPMPKSIMAIATEIYGE
- a CDS encoding ATP-binding protein, which produces MQRRTGYIIIAGVCFFYWILDSIWAYLSFEYNLKDLIFREPGSYVDTFLLKVPPYQIVSRLMVVFLFIVLGFIIIEFIKKRQEAQNKHREAHDTFLTVLNSIDAAIYVTDMDSCEILFMNKYLVDKFGGNFSGETCYKVFRNANEMCEHCSAKDLVDNEGNLKGVVVRELQHPVADAWYLNYDRAIKWIDGRVVHLLIATDVTLIKALQEKQKKADEYLRQAQKMESIGNLAGGIAHDFNNLLFPIIGMSEMLLEELAEDSLEHENIEMILEAGKRGRDLVQQILSFSRQAEKEKIPVRLQQILEEALKLSRATIPSSIQINQDIQQDCGWVLADSIQFHQIVINLMTNASHAVDPSEGIINVQFKELLGTQNYSAAKLNSDGKYVMLKISDNGCGIDAFIKNKIFEPYFTTKDKGKGTGLGLAVVYGIVQDHQGDIVVDSNVGKGTSFSIYLPILEQPSDTTAKDSAVSLQGGSEHILLVDDEEPVAQIEMQMLNRLGYEVTMYTSSRQALECFQADPQGFDLLLTDVTMPELTGDKLAKKVLAIRPDIPILLCTGFSEKIDKQKADQLGIKGFLMKPVVKSDMARMVRQILDEDRS
- a CDS encoding multidrug effflux MFS transporter; this translates as MPQTITAENNKQAMSNILFMSILGALMAFTSLSTDIYLPAMPSMAKELNGDAELTITGFLIGFTFAQLIWGPISDSIGRKIPLYIGMLIFAVGAAGCAMSHTIGQIVVWRVVQAFGACTGPMLARAMIRDLYSRTQGAQMLSTLMIIMAIAPIIGPLLGGQIIRVSTWHNIFWLLTAIGVLMFISLFRLPETLSMEKRLPASLGKTFINYWYLIKHRVFMRYTLCVTFYYVAVYAFVAGSPKIYISYFGIDPQHYGWLFAVNIVGVMGLSFLNRSFVTRWPLHRLLRIATTVALAAIAALAIFVRADMGRIYIIVGMMFMFFSMNGIVAASAMAAALDEVPQIAGSASALIGALQYGSGIVSSLLLALFGKGTPWTMTWVMLIFSAAAFLMVAGCERK
- a CDS encoding IS1380 family transposase, with the protein product MAYNILAGGTCLQDIELLRNNEAWLNALDAKLIPDPTTAGDFLRRFSPEEIVTLMDVKNTIRKKIWEKQPQNFKKAAIINIDGTISGTTGECKQGMDISYKGTWGYAPLVVSLEKTREPLYIINRSGNAPSHLGSAQWVDKALDLLEGTFKKLYVRGDTDFSLTTNFDKWNQRCSFIFGMDARSNLVKQANNLSESDWIVFEKPPRSIKTVPRQRPENVKREVVKKRKFKRLETACEHIAEFKYKPGKCWKPYRMIVLRKTINEYKGERLLFDDVRYFFYITNDWKKSAEQLVDFYRKRADHENDIDQLKHGVRAMENPSDSLNANWAYMVIASLAWDLKAWYGLLMPYRALGLSIIRMEFKRFIQTFINIPCLILRSGRAIKYRIIGYNDRLTSMFKYFDFMKTVRVP